A part of Candidatus Babeliaceae bacterium genomic DNA contains:
- a CDS encoding tetratricopeptide repeat protein — translation MIKKRIHTLYYAITPLLLTTITCIFYYPSVWFGFQFDDLDNITKFYPIRHMVFREIFLKNSRWISYWLNGFYYSVASFDPFIYRCGNLFFHCITGALVFFVTHALFTRMRTKNFFSEHAYILAFFTSALFLLHPLQTQTVSYVIQGQLEGLSGLFIMSMVLSFLIATGPYTTYIQYSAWLSLALCTFLACGTKEISIIAPLLLIIIDWFFVAQGDLKSFKRRLPIHCLITCCVIGIYIYFLKPQFFLNILGFRTEVANNIGNVLTHNSQDTITPYNFCISQAKVILHYIALFFWPFTMSVDYDWMLCRNIFALDCWLPFTLLFCSLIYIASRLYRDTTDVISFCYIWFFIALLPRASIIPSTELIADYKTYTASFGIFIILAAIVVAVCKRSKFKNYIYIFLILILGYLTYQRNTVWSSEEAFWLDIIKHAPKKARAYNNYGVALSHQNKHEAALSYFEKALDLDYRYPDALNNKAFAHSSLGQLDSAIHAIKQCIMLQPYYPEAYNNLASFLMQKHNYNDALDALDKAIYLRPHYGKAYFNKTRIYLMLDRVEDAWLSAKSACLEADFDNELGFNAFGMTSLMLNKFDDAIFAYSKTLAINPHSFEAQFHLANAYYLKHDYQQALPIFKTLLSHKPHDIKILYNYAETLLALDNYQAALGLYRRLQKIAPTLPGLDLRIAQCLAKTLQ, via the coding sequence ATGATAAAAAAACGCATACATACGCTATATTACGCGATCACACCCCTATTGCTTACCACAATAACCTGCATCTTTTATTACCCTTCTGTATGGTTTGGATTTCAATTTGATGATCTAGATAATATCACAAAATTTTATCCAATCAGGCATATGGTATTTAGAGAAATTTTTTTAAAAAATTCTCGCTGGATATCGTATTGGCTCAACGGCTTTTATTATTCCGTAGCCAGCTTTGATCCATTTATATATCGCTGCGGCAACCTTTTTTTTCATTGCATAACCGGCGCACTTGTTTTTTTTGTCACGCATGCGCTATTCACCAGAATGCGCACAAAAAATTTTTTTTCTGAGCACGCATATATATTGGCATTTTTCACATCAGCTCTCTTTTTGCTACATCCTCTTCAAACACAAACAGTGTCGTATGTAATTCAGGGGCAATTAGAAGGCCTTTCAGGACTATTTATCATGAGCATGGTGTTAAGTTTTTTGATCGCAACTGGTCCTTATACAACATACATACAATACAGCGCATGGCTTTCTCTTGCCCTCTGCACTTTTTTAGCATGCGGCACTAAAGAAATATCAATTATTGCACCCTTATTGTTGATAATAATCGACTGGTTTTTTGTCGCTCAAGGCGATCTAAAATCTTTTAAGCGTAGACTACCCATTCACTGCCTCATAACATGCTGCGTTATCGGGATATATATATACTTTTTAAAGCCACAATTTTTTTTAAATATTCTTGGTTTTCGTACAGAAGTTGCTAATAATATCGGCAATGTTTTAACACATAATAGCCAAGACACCATTACCCCATATAACTTTTGCATATCGCAAGCAAAAGTTATTTTACACTACATAGCTTTATTTTTCTGGCCGTTCACTATGAGTGTCGATTATGACTGGATGTTGTGTAGAAATATTTTTGCGTTAGATTGCTGGTTACCGTTCACGCTTCTCTTTTGTTCGCTTATATATATTGCATCACGACTGTATCGAGACACAACCGATGTTATCAGCTTTTGCTATATCTGGTTTTTTATTGCTCTGTTGCCAAGAGCAAGCATTATTCCATCAACTGAATTAATTGCCGATTACAAAACGTACACGGCCTCTTTTGGGATTTTTATTATACTAGCCGCCATAGTTGTTGCTGTATGCAAACGCTCAAAATTTAAAAATTATATATATATTTTTTTAATACTTATTTTGGGCTATCTCACCTACCAACGAAATACAGTTTGGAGCTCTGAAGAAGCCTTTTGGCTCGATATTATCAAACATGCACCAAAAAAAGCGCGCGCATACAATAATTACGGCGTTGCACTATCGCATCAAAACAAGCACGAGGCCGCACTCTCGTATTTTGAAAAAGCTCTCGATCTTGATTATCGTTATCCTGATGCATTAAATAATAAAGCATTTGCACACTCTTCTTTAGGACAACTTGATAGCGCAATTCACGCCATAAAACAGTGCATTATGCTACAACCATATTATCCAGAAGCGTACAATAATTTAGCATCTTTTCTCATGCAAAAGCACAACTACAATGACGCGCTTGATGCTCTCGATAAAGCGATATACTTGCGTCCCCATTATGGCAAAGCATATTTTAATAAAACACGTATTTATCTTATGCTAGACCGCGTAGAAGACGCCTGGCTATCGGCAAAAAGTGCGTGCCTAGAAGCTGACTTTGATAATGAACTGGGCTTTAATGCTTTTGGCATGACAAGCCTGATGCTTAACAAATTTGATGATGCTATTTTTGCTTACAGCAAAACGTTGGCAATAAACCCACACTCATTCGAAGCACAATTTCATCTGGCAAATGCCTATTATCTCAAACATGATTATCAACAGGCTTTACCTATTTTTAAAACATTACTTTCTCACAAGCCGCATGATATTAAAATACTCTATAATTATGCAGAGACATTATTGGCTCTCGATAACTATCAAGCTGCGCTTGGGCTGTACAGGCGCTTACAAAAAATCGCACCGACGCTACCTGGATTAGACCTACGCATTGCGCAATGTCTTGCAAAAACATTGCAATAA
- the lon gene encoding endopeptidase La, translated as MKSATQFLQDSMPQVLPVIPTMDVVVFPHMIVPLLVLDERIIKGINVALDDQSKKILLLASHKESVNHQGAIGTKDLYSVGTVATVMRLIKIPEGGVKILVQGLCKAEVELLSADADILTATIRYIPSDSDYQSEEMSAHIKNIKALAEKMAISGQSLSPDFHLIISKMHDPEKIADFILSHLNLSVEQSQQLLECATYEQFLDGLYKHLSKEIELAEVQERIKNRARDSMNKAQKEFYLREQLRQIKKELGEDDNDDLDKIRQKITEIALSEEATVEINRQVNRLEKTSPDSMEAAVIRNYIEWVLALPWGVETTDNLDLEHARRVLDEDHYGLKEIKERILDFISIRSLKKDGYAPILCFAGPPGTGKTSLGKSIARSLGREYFRISLGGVKDEAEIRGHRRTYVGAMPGRFIQGLRKAGSSNPVIIIDELDKIGADFRGDPSAAMLEILDPQQNKTFYDNYIGIPFDMSKVIFIATANNADMLSEPLRDRMEVIQLSGYIAEEKIRIAEQHLIPKAFAECGLTDHALSIDRSVINEIVVNYTREAGVREIERVIKKLCAKAARAIVEENKIITFTPESLETYLGPQRFLSEDPCHEHLVGITNGLAWTVYGGEMIKIEAMIMPGKGLLMLTGQLGDVMKESAQAALSYARAHHTEFNIDPSMFTAYDLHIHVPSGGIPKDGPSAGVTMLSSILSALTSRPINAHYAMTGEINLRGNVMPIGGVKEKILAALRNQVTHIILPHKNKKDIIGLDDLIKGIELIWVKHADEVLHHVLMPGGNEKVKSVA; from the coding sequence ATGAAATCGGCCACACAATTTCTACAAGATTCTATGCCACAGGTGCTCCCGGTTATACCTACCATGGATGTTGTTGTTTTTCCGCACATGATTGTACCGTTATTAGTCCTTGATGAGCGTATTATTAAGGGTATTAATGTTGCATTAGATGATCAGTCAAAGAAAATACTTCTTTTGGCATCGCATAAAGAGTCTGTAAATCATCAGGGAGCTATTGGGACCAAAGATCTGTATTCTGTTGGAACAGTTGCTACGGTTATGAGACTTATTAAGATCCCAGAAGGTGGTGTCAAAATTCTTGTTCAAGGATTGTGTAAGGCAGAGGTCGAATTGCTTTCTGCTGATGCGGATATTTTAACGGCGACCATTCGGTATATACCGTCAGACAGTGATTATCAATCAGAAGAAATGTCTGCTCATATAAAAAACATTAAAGCATTGGCAGAAAAAATGGCTATTTCTGGGCAATCGTTGAGCCCTGATTTTCATTTAATTATTTCTAAGATGCACGATCCAGAAAAAATAGCAGATTTTATTTTATCGCATTTAAATCTCTCGGTAGAACAGTCACAACAGCTGTTGGAGTGCGCAACCTATGAACAGTTCTTAGATGGGCTGTATAAGCATTTATCTAAAGAAATTGAGCTTGCAGAGGTGCAGGAGCGCATTAAAAATCGTGCGCGTGATTCTATGAATAAGGCTCAGAAGGAGTTTTATTTGCGCGAGCAGTTGCGTCAAATTAAAAAAGAGCTGGGCGAAGACGATAATGATGATCTTGATAAAATACGACAAAAGATTACTGAAATTGCATTGTCAGAAGAAGCAACCGTTGAAATTAACCGTCAGGTTAATAGATTAGAAAAAACATCGCCGGACTCTATGGAAGCGGCCGTTATTCGTAATTATATAGAATGGGTCTTGGCTCTACCATGGGGGGTAGAGACGACAGACAATCTTGATTTAGAGCATGCTCGACGCGTTTTGGATGAAGATCATTATGGTCTTAAAGAAATAAAAGAAAGAATTTTAGATTTTATATCAATTCGCTCACTTAAAAAAGATGGCTATGCGCCTATTTTATGCTTTGCAGGTCCTCCAGGGACCGGTAAAACATCATTAGGTAAGTCAATAGCGCGTAGCTTGGGTAGAGAGTATTTTAGGATATCATTGGGCGGTGTAAAAGACGAGGCAGAAATTCGTGGACATCGCAGAACGTATGTTGGAGCAATGCCTGGTAGATTTATTCAAGGACTTCGTAAAGCAGGCTCTTCTAATCCGGTTATTATTATTGATGAGCTTGATAAAATAGGGGCGGATTTTAGGGGTGATCCTTCAGCCGCTATGTTAGAAATACTTGATCCGCAACAAAACAAAACATTTTATGATAATTATATTGGTATCCCATTCGATATGTCTAAAGTTATTTTTATAGCAACAGCGAATAATGCTGATATGCTTTCTGAGCCGCTCAGAGATCGTATGGAAGTTATTCAATTGTCGGGGTATATAGCTGAAGAAAAAATACGCATCGCAGAGCAACATCTTATTCCAAAAGCTTTTGCTGAGTGTGGGTTGACTGACCATGCATTGTCTATTGATAGATCTGTTATTAATGAAATTGTAGTTAATTATACGCGTGAGGCAGGTGTTCGAGAAATTGAACGTGTCATCAAAAAATTATGTGCAAAGGCCGCGCGAGCGATTGTTGAAGAAAATAAAATTATTACGTTTACTCCCGAAAGCCTAGAAACATATCTTGGCCCACAGCGTTTTTTGAGTGAAGATCCGTGCCATGAACATTTAGTTGGTATCACTAACGGGCTTGCATGGACAGTATATGGTGGAGAGATGATAAAAATTGAGGCGATGATTATGCCCGGTAAAGGCTTATTGATGTTAACGGGACAGCTTGGTGATGTTATGAAGGAGTCAGCCCAAGCCGCATTGAGTTACGCTCGTGCGCATCATACAGAATTTAATATTGACCCATCTATGTTTACGGCGTACGACTTACATATACACGTTCCTAGTGGCGGTATACCAAAAGATGGACCATCAGCCGGCGTAACTATGTTGAGTTCTATTTTGTCAGCCTTGACCTCTAGACCTATCAATGCTCATTACGCAATGACGGGTGAAATTAATTTGCGTGGTAATGTTATGCCGATTGGTGGCGTTAAAGAAAAAATTTTGGCTGCATTGCGCAATCAAGTAACGCATATTATATTGCCGCATAAAAACAAAAAAGACATAATAGGGCTTGATGATCTGATAAAGGGAATAGAACTTATTTGGGTTAAGCATGCTGATGAGGTATTACATCATGTTTTAATGCCAGGTGGCAATGAAAAAGTAAAAAGTGTTGCATAA
- a CDS encoding phosphatidylserine decarboxylase, translated as MKQKIIHALLVFFSVCAMMSTKADVPAGHFNALMKNIKKAFNYTNKISFSSLRMSKEIFHSDLAQLDPKSLDVIADDNKAVGFLYGNSIGKIVCSIITKKYPSAAAGFFADSRLSKYLIPSFIKKYHINMADYSQKTNEFVTLNDFFKRKIKSGVRIISTAPLVSPADSAVTCIENIGTTAAKSSFTIKGTQFDLEKFLGDKKLAEAYTGGTLLIFRLAPGDYHRFHFPVTGTAEAAVRIKGNYQSVHPLAYINGINPLLENERRLIKLTYNAHATTQEECIIVPVGALFVGRMGETYTPGAEHNKGDEMGYFEFGGSTVIVLFKKNIFTIDPIIVERSLAGKETVIKMGQAVGFVQ; from the coding sequence ATGAAACAAAAAATAATACACGCACTACTCGTTTTTTTTAGTGTCTGTGCTATGATGAGCACCAAGGCGGATGTGCCAGCGGGACACTTTAACGCCCTCATGAAAAACATCAAAAAAGCCTTTAATTACACTAATAAAATAAGTTTTAGTAGTTTACGTATGTCAAAAGAAATCTTTCACAGTGATTTGGCTCAATTAGACCCTAAATCCCTGGACGTCATAGCTGACGACAATAAAGCGGTGGGGTTTTTATACGGCAATTCAATAGGGAAAATCGTCTGTTCAATAATAACCAAAAAATACCCCAGTGCTGCAGCCGGTTTTTTTGCGGATTCCCGCCTGAGCAAATACCTCATTCCCTCATTTATCAAAAAATATCATATAAATATGGCTGATTATAGCCAAAAAACGAACGAATTTGTGACTCTAAACGACTTTTTTAAACGAAAAATAAAGAGCGGCGTCCGCATAATAAGTACAGCTCCGTTAGTTTCTCCCGCAGATTCCGCCGTAACCTGTATCGAAAATATAGGTACAACTGCTGCAAAGAGCTCTTTTACGATTAAAGGCACACAATTTGATCTAGAAAAATTCTTAGGGGATAAAAAATTAGCAGAAGCCTACACGGGCGGCACGCTCCTTATCTTCAGATTGGCTCCGGGTGATTATCACCGCTTTCACTTTCCTGTAACGGGGACTGCAGAAGCAGCCGTACGTATTAAGGGAAATTATCAATCCGTACACCCACTTGCTTATATCAATGGCATTAACCCATTACTAGAAAATGAACGCAGATTAATCAAACTTACCTATAATGCTCATGCAACAACTCAAGAAGAATGCATTATTGTTCCGGTCGGGGCATTATTTGTCGGGCGCATGGGAGAAACGTATACTCCGGGCGCAGAGCATAATAAAGGTGATGAAATGGGATACTTTGAGTTTGGGGGCTCGACAGTTATTGTGCTGTTTAAGAAAAACATCTTTACTATAGACCCTATTATCGTAGAACGCTCTTTAGCTGGCAAAGAAACCGTCATCAAAATGGGCCAAGCCGTCGGCTTTGTTCAATAA
- a CDS encoding valine--tRNA ligase yields the protein MEKKYDYQHAEKDAQALWDAEKIYAYTNQEGPLYSIDTPPPTVSGALHIGHIFSYTQTDIIARYKRMNGHAVFYPFGFDDNGLPTERFVEKKREITAHQVGRTAFIEACLQETHSVEEQFKQLWQRMGLSVDWSACYSTIDRQSRAISQKSFIELYKKGFAYRKEEPALYCTACRTSVAQAELDDVEKQTLFNDLVFTTTDNEELIIATTRPELLGSCVAVLYHPEDTRYQHLAGKSVIVPLFNNTVPLIADESVVIEKGSGLVMCCTFGDKTDIEWYKKHKFSYKPSFGQDGRFIQGPLAGLKVAAAREAILALLKDAGVIRQQKTITHAVNIHERCKNPIEYLMIAQWFIKILPHKEQLLALADSITWYPSFMKTRYKNWVENLQWDWGISRQRFYGIPFPVWYCKDCSTVIVPDEKILPVDPQEMQPYTTCSQCASHNLIPDTDVMDTWNTSSLTPYICAQLYGKENFMPMSMRPQAHDIIRTWAFYTIVKAWMHDNIIPWKTIVISGHVLSSEKEKISKSQGNSPLIPENLLKTYPADVIRYWTASATLGQDVAFSESQFKIGQRLLTKMWNAFIFIKEHTVTSANFDGKMVHDWAFLSDADSVHQWLAHRISETHKLYVKYFEEHEFSLALDTIERFFWHDVCDNYLELVKDQLLHPENYSAQQVATTRTMLYTTGIRILQLYAAYIPHITEAIYNAVYGNGMIIKSLHQTKFSHYDYVYENQESAHAITLVLQIVSEVRRLKSDHQLSLKTELSQLVIHSTHNLTSQERLIAGISRAHIIVFSAEPGVSQLIAYNNDTWKATVTV from the coding sequence ATGGAAAAAAAATACGACTATCAACACGCGGAAAAAGATGCTCAGGCCTTATGGGATGCTGAAAAAATTTATGCTTATACCAATCAAGAAGGACCGCTCTATAGCATAGACACACCACCGCCGACAGTTTCTGGCGCTTTACATATTGGCCACATATTTTCATACACGCAAACGGATATTATTGCACGCTACAAACGTATGAACGGGCATGCTGTTTTTTATCCATTCGGCTTTGATGACAACGGTCTACCGACTGAACGTTTTGTCGAAAAAAAACGAGAAATTACCGCCCATCAAGTAGGCAGAACAGCATTTATAGAAGCATGCTTACAAGAAACGCATAGCGTTGAAGAACAGTTTAAGCAACTGTGGCAGCGCATGGGACTATCGGTTGACTGGAGCGCATGCTACTCAACAATAGATAGACAATCGCGCGCTATTTCTCAAAAATCATTTATAGAATTATATAAAAAGGGCTTTGCCTACCGCAAAGAAGAACCTGCGCTGTATTGCACCGCATGCAGAACATCGGTGGCTCAAGCAGAACTTGATGATGTCGAAAAACAAACATTGTTTAATGATCTTGTTTTTACCACAACAGACAATGAAGAACTTATTATTGCAACAACGCGCCCTGAATTATTAGGATCCTGCGTTGCAGTGCTCTATCATCCAGAAGATACGCGTTATCAACATCTTGCAGGTAAATCTGTGATAGTACCCCTCTTTAATAATACGGTACCCCTCATCGCTGACGAGAGCGTTGTCATAGAAAAAGGCAGCGGCCTTGTTATGTGCTGCACCTTCGGCGACAAAACAGATATTGAATGGTACAAAAAACATAAGTTTTCTTATAAGCCATCATTTGGCCAAGATGGACGTTTTATACAGGGCCCACTTGCAGGATTAAAAGTTGCAGCTGCACGAGAAGCAATTCTTGCATTATTAAAAGATGCAGGCGTTATTCGCCAGCAAAAAACAATTACGCATGCCGTCAATATTCATGAACGATGCAAAAATCCGATCGAATATTTAATGATTGCACAGTGGTTTATAAAAATTTTACCTCATAAAGAACAACTGCTTGCACTCGCGGACTCTATTACGTGGTACCCATCGTTTATGAAAACACGCTACAAAAATTGGGTAGAAAATTTACAATGGGACTGGGGTATTTCTCGCCAACGTTTTTATGGCATACCATTCCCTGTTTGGTACTGCAAAGACTGCTCAACGGTCATTGTACCGGATGAAAAAATATTGCCCGTAGATCCTCAAGAAATGCAACCATACACCACATGTTCACAATGCGCATCGCACAATCTGATACCAGACACTGATGTTATGGACACCTGGAATACGTCTTCACTGACACCATATATCTGCGCGCAGCTGTATGGCAAAGAAAATTTTATGCCTATGTCGATGCGACCACAAGCACATGACATTATTAGAACATGGGCGTTTTATACTATCGTCAAAGCGTGGATGCATGACAATATTATTCCATGGAAAACTATTGTCATTTCTGGACACGTATTAAGCAGCGAAAAAGAAAAAATATCTAAATCTCAGGGCAATAGCCCTTTGATCCCAGAAAATCTACTCAAAACTTATCCTGCTGATGTTATCCGGTACTGGACCGCGTCAGCAACATTGGGACAAGATGTGGCCTTTTCTGAAAGTCAATTTAAAATCGGTCAACGCTTACTGACTAAGATGTGGAACGCATTTATTTTTATCAAAGAACATACCGTCACTTCTGCAAATTTTGATGGAAAAATGGTCCACGACTGGGCATTTTTATCAGACGCAGATAGCGTCCATCAATGGCTTGCGCATAGAATAAGTGAAACGCATAAACTGTATGTCAAATATTTTGAAGAACACGAGTTTAGCTTAGCACTTGATACGATTGAACGTTTTTTCTGGCATGACGTGTGCGATAATTATCTCGAACTTGTTAAAGATCAATTACTGCATCCCGAAAATTATTCAGCTCAACAAGTTGCAACAACACGCACGATGCTCTATACAACCGGCATAAGAATTTTACAATTATATGCAGCGTATATTCCTCATATTACAGAAGCTATTTATAATGCTGTGTATGGCAATGGCATGATTATAAAATCATTACACCAAACCAAATTTTCGCATTACGATTACGTGTATGAAAATCAAGAAAGTGCACACGCTATCACACTTGTATTACAAATTGTTAGTGAAGTAAGAAGACTCAAATCTGATCATCAGTTGTCGCTCAAAACTGAACTTTCGCAACTGGTGATACACAGTACACATAATCTCACATCGCAAGAACGTTTAATTGCAGGTATCTCACGGGCGCACATAATTGTGTTTAGTGCAGAGCCTGGAGTATCACAACTCATTGCCTACAATAATGATACATGGAAGGCGACCGTCACGGTATGA
- the tyrS gene encoding tyrosine--tRNA ligase, translating to MQENSYASLCAGAVQVLPKNELIKKLDSRKKLIIKLGADPTSPDLHLGHTIVLSKMRQFQDLGHTIIFLIGDFTARIGDPTGRSKTRPPLTEEVIKHNIQTYIQQVGKVLDLNKIVIRYNSEWLDTLSSRDWIRLCSHVTLARIIEREDFANRLESQQTISFHELLYPLLQAYDSVELKADVELGGTDQTFNIIMGRHLQEQYGQEPQVIMTLPILPGLDGVQKMSKSLGNTIGLTEAADQAYGKVMSISDDLMWVYYELLLGKTVSEVAFLKQQVQAAAAHPMQLKKALSHAIIAKFWSMQEADAAQQTFEHLFQKRDFEHAQQVTLPIGTKNPVSIVELLKILNPEASSSELRRLIEARAVTIDGIKIVDIKALVQWQTGMNIKIGKHKFYTLS from the coding sequence ATGCAAGAAAATTCTTATGCTTCGCTCTGCGCGGGTGCCGTGCAGGTTTTGCCAAAAAATGAGCTTATTAAAAAACTTGATAGTCGTAAAAAATTAATTATTAAATTAGGCGCAGATCCAACGTCACCAGATCTTCATTTGGGTCATACTATTGTGCTTTCAAAAATGAGACAGTTTCAAGATCTTGGACATACCATTATTTTTCTTATTGGGGATTTTACCGCCCGCATAGGCGATCCTACGGGCAGGTCAAAGACTCGTCCGCCATTAACTGAAGAAGTTATTAAGCACAATATACAGACTTATATTCAGCAAGTGGGAAAAGTTTTAGATCTTAATAAAATTGTTATTAGATATAATTCTGAGTGGCTTGATACTTTAAGTAGCCGTGACTGGATTAGATTGTGTTCACACGTTACTCTGGCGCGTATTATAGAGCGAGAAGATTTTGCAAATAGATTAGAGAGCCAGCAAACTATTAGCTTCCATGAATTATTATACCCGCTCTTGCAGGCGTATGATTCGGTTGAATTGAAAGCAGATGTAGAGTTGGGCGGCACGGACCAAACGTTTAATATTATTATGGGGCGGCATTTGCAGGAGCAATACGGCCAAGAGCCGCAGGTCATCATGACGTTGCCTATTTTGCCAGGCCTTGACGGTGTGCAAAAAATGTCAAAATCTTTGGGCAATACCATTGGATTGACAGAAGCGGCAGACCAGGCGTATGGGAAAGTTATGTCTATATCTGATGATCTTATGTGGGTTTATTACGAACTTTTATTGGGTAAGACGGTATCAGAAGTTGCCTTCTTAAAACAGCAAGTGCAAGCAGCAGCTGCGCACCCGATGCAGCTTAAAAAAGCACTTTCTCATGCTATTATTGCCAAATTTTGGTCTATGCAAGAAGCTGATGCGGCACAACAGACGTTTGAGCATTTATTTCAAAAACGTGATTTTGAGCATGCTCAGCAGGTAACGCTTCCTATCGGTACAAAAAACCCAGTGTCTATTGTAGAGTTACTCAAAATATTGAATCCAGAGGCAAGCTCATCAGAGTTGCGTCGGCTTATTGAGGCGCGTGCTGTTACTATTGATGGAATAAAAATTGTCGATATTAAGGCTCTGGTGCAGTGGCAAACTGGAATGAATATTAAAATAGGCAAGCATAAATTTTATACGCTCTCCTAA
- the atpD gene encoding F0F1 ATP synthase subunit beta: MSDISNNTGTILRVSGTIIDVEFNRDTVPAIYNELKILIPMQGQAAQKMASIEVEQQLGDGVVRCIALENIFGVSRGLKVIDTGGPIKVPVGPQTLGRIFDVLGRTIDELPTFVAAERLPIHRDAPAFIDQKIENEIQETGIKVIDLMCPYLKGSKIGLFGGAGVGKTILVTELIRNIAIEHQGVSVFTGVGERTREGNELWLDMKRFDVLDKAVLVFGQMGEMPGARLRIGLTGLTMAEYFRDHEKKDVLLFVDNIFRLVQAGSEVSALLGRMPSAVGYQPTLASEMGAFQERITNTVNGAITSIQAVYVPADDITDPAPATTFMHLDASTVLSRKLVALGLYPAIDPLESNSKGLARSIVGSDHYEVARAVQSILQRYKELQDIIAILGMDELSQEDKKIVNRAKRIQKFLTQPLFTAEFASGVPGRYVKIEKTVADFKRIISGEVDHLPEQAFYMVGQLEEVFEKAEKLTRELV, translated from the coding sequence ATGAGTGATATTTCAAATAACACAGGTACTATTTTACGCGTCAGTGGGACTATTATCGACGTTGAGTTTAATCGCGATACGGTTCCAGCAATTTATAATGAACTTAAGATTTTGATTCCCATGCAAGGGCAAGCTGCTCAAAAAATGGCAAGCATTGAAGTTGAGCAGCAATTAGGGGATGGCGTTGTACGCTGTATAGCCTTAGAAAATATTTTTGGAGTTTCTCGTGGGCTTAAAGTTATTGATACCGGTGGCCCTATTAAGGTACCAGTAGGTCCTCAGACTTTAGGAAGAATTTTTGATGTATTAGGCCGTACTATTGATGAGTTGCCGACATTTGTTGCAGCAGAGCGATTGCCTATACACAGGGATGCTCCCGCATTTATAGATCAAAAAATTGAAAATGAGATACAAGAAACGGGCATTAAAGTTATTGATCTTATGTGCCCCTACCTTAAGGGATCAAAGATAGGTCTTTTTGGTGGAGCAGGGGTTGGTAAAACCATTCTCGTTACAGAGCTTATTAGAAATATTGCAATAGAGCATCAAGGGGTTTCCGTCTTTACGGGTGTTGGTGAGCGCACAAGAGAAGGTAACGAGTTGTGGCTGGACATGAAGCGATTCGACGTTCTCGATAAAGCTGTTTTGGTATTTGGCCAAATGGGTGAAATGCCAGGAGCGCGATTACGCATTGGGCTCACTGGTTTGACCATGGCAGAATACTTTAGAGATCATGAAAAAAAAGATGTCCTTTTGTTTGTTGATAATATTTTTAGGCTTGTACAAGCAGGCTCAGAGGTTTCGGCACTCCTTGGTCGGATGCCCTCTGCTGTTGGGTATCAGCCTACTCTTGCTTCAGAAATGGGTGCATTCCAGGAGCGTATTACTAATACGGTTAACGGCGCTATAACATCTATTCAGGCCGTGTATGTACCCGCAGATGATATAACAGATCCTGCGCCGGCAACAACATTTATGCATTTAGATGCAAGCACGGTGCTGTCGCGTAAATTGGTGGCATTGGGATTATATCCGGCAATCGATCCGTTAGAGTCAAATTCAAAAGGACTCGCGCGCTCTATTGTTGGATCAGATCACTACGAGGTTGCACGAGCAGTACAATCTATTTTACAACGCTATAAAGAACTTCAGGATATTATTGCAATTCTTGGGATGGATGAATTATCGCAGGAAGATAAAAAAATTGTTAATCGTGCAAAGCGTATACAAAAGTTTTTGACGCAGCCTCTTTTCACGGCAGAATTTGCCAGTGGCGTTCCGGGTAGATATGTCAAAATAGAAAAAACGGTTGCTGATTTTAAACGTATTATTAGCGGTGAAGTTGATCATCTTCCTGAGCAGGCATTTTATATGGTAGGTCAATTGGAAGAAGTTTTTGAAAAAGCAGAAAAATTAACTCGAGAACTTGTGTGA